Part of the Sphingobium sp. TKS genome is shown below.
GACCGAAGAGATATTTCTCCAGGCTGGCGCGGTCGGCCCTCACCTCATGCGACAGTTTTTCATAGTCGGCCAGAGCTAGGATGAAGTCGTGAATCGCCCCGATGTCGGAAGGAACGGCCTCGCGGACGGTGACGGACATGCTTTTCCTTTCAGGCGATGGACGATTCGACATGCGGCGGCTCGGCCGATCCCGTGCGAGACGCGATCAGGCAGCCGACCACGATCAGCAGCGCGCCGACCACCGTCGTCAGGGTCAGCCGATCGCCAAAGGCCAGCCATCCAATGATCGCCGCCCAGACGAAGGCGGTATATTCCACCGGAATCAGAACCTGCGCCTCCGCCCGCGCATAGGCCCAGGCGAGCGCGGCCAGCGACGTGAAGGCAAGGGTCGCGGCAAGGACGACCAGCGCCCAGGACGGCGCCGTTGGCAGGACCGGCATCCATCGGGCAGCCAAGGCAAAGAGAGCGAATAGGCCGAACATCACGATATGTTGGAAGAAGGCGACTTCGATGGGCGAAGCCAACTGCGCCTGTTGCCGCTGGAGGATGAGATTCCAGGCGAACAGCACCGCCGAAATCAGGACCGCGCCCGCGCCCAGCAGCGCATTCGCGTCATAATCGCCCCGCAACCGCCCGGACAGGATGACCGCAACCCCGACCAGCCCCAGCAGCGACGCGCCGATGGCCTGCCGCCCGATCTTTTCCTTCAGCAGCAACGCGGCGAGATAAAGCGCGACCAGCGGCGCGATGAAGGACAGGGCGATGGCTTCAGCCAGCGGCAACCGCATGATCGCCCAGAAGAACAGGCTGGCCATCACCGCCACGACCGCGCCACGCAGCAGGTGCAGCCGCAGCACGGCCCGGTTCGGCCAGCGCTGCCGCGTCAGCAGCATCAGCGCCAGCCCCAGCAGGCTGCCCGTCAGCGCGCGCCAAAACAGCGCGTTGAACAGGCCGATGGAGAGGCTGAGCCCCTTCATCGCCGCATCCATCACGGAAAACAGCGCAACCCCCACGCAGCAGACCGCAAAGGGGAGGGCAAGGGAATGGCGCGCATTCATGGACGGAAGTCGGCTTATTCCGCCGCTTCCGCCTTGCCGGCGTCGGTGGTGGCCGCCTCGATCTCCGCCGCCTTGGCTTCGACAAGGTTCACGATATGGTCGATCATGCCTTCATCCTGAATCGTGTGATCGGTGAGGCCGGAGAGATAGACCATATGCTTGCCCGCGCCGCCGCCGGTCAGGCCGATGTCGGTTTCCCGCGCTTCGCCGGGGCCGTTCACCACGCAGCCGAGTACAGAGAGCGAGAGCGGCGTGTGGATATGCTGGAGCCGTTCCTCCAGCGCCTGCACCGTGCGGATCACGTCAAAGCCCTGACGGGCGCAACTCGGGCAGGAAATAACCTTCACGCCGCGGGTGCGGATGCCGAGCGACTTCAATATCTCATAGCCGACGCGCACTTCCTCTTCCGGTTCGGCGGAGAGCGAGACGCGGATCGTGTCGCCAATCCCGGCCCAGAGCAGGTTGCCGATGCCGATGGCGCTCTTCACCGTGCCGCCGATCAGGCCGCCCGCCTCGGTAATGCCCAGGTGCAGCGGGCAATCCACCGCTTCGGCCAGTTGCATATAGGCGGCGACCGCCAGGAAGACGTCGCTGGCCTTCACCGCCACCTTATAGTCGTGGAAATCCTGGTCCTGGAGCAGCTTGATATGATCGAGCGCGCTTTCGACCAGCGCTTCGGGACAAGGCTCGCCATATTTTTCGAGCAAGTCCTTTTCGAGCGACCCGGCATTGACGCCGATGCGGATCGAGCAGCCATTGGCCTTGGCCGCGTCGACCACTTCCTTCACCCGCGCCTCGCTGCCGATATTGCCCGGATTGATGCGCAGACAGGCCGCACCCGCATCGGCGGCTTCCAGCGCCCGCTTATAGTGGAAATGAATGTCCGCTACGATCGGCACGCGGGCGGCGCGGACGATCTGCTTGAGCGCGGCGGTCGATGCCTCGTCGGGGCAGGAGACGCGGATAATGTCCACGCCCACTTCCTCGCAGCGGCGGATCTGGTCGACGGTCGCCTTGACGTCATGGGTCGGCGTGTTGGTCATGGTCTGCACCGTGACCGGGGCGCCGCCGCCGACGGGAACATTGCCGACCATGATCTGGCGACACTCTCGACGAGCGATGTCGCGCCAGGGGCGCAGGCCGGGATTATGGTCGGACATGAAAAAGGGGCTCCGTGGTGATGGAGCCCCTATAGGGATTTATTGCGTCGGTTAGAAGCGCGCCGTCAGCGAAGCGCCGATCTGGTCCGCATTGCCGCTGGTTTGCGACAGGGTGGTCGCCGTCACCGTCGCGGGCGCGGGATAATAGCTGTCCGGGCGGATGATATTCGCCTTTTCCACGAAATTATGGGCGTAGCTGAGGTTCAGCGCGAAGGCGGGCGAGAAATTGTAGGTCGCGCCGGCCGACAACCAGGTGCGGTCGCCATCGGGCACGCGGGTCGTCAGATGCTGCGGATTGGTGGGCGAGCGGTCGAACATCGTGCCAGCGCGCAGGGTCAGAGCCGGGCTGACGTCAACTTCGCCGCCCAGGCTGACGCTGTAGCTGTCCTTGTAATCCAGTTCCTTGTTGCTGGTGCCGGCAGCGGAGGTGATGGCGATGCCCCTGAACTTCGACCAATTGTACCAGCGGGCGCTGATCATGGCGCGCAGCTTCGGCGTCAGGCGATGCATGAAGCCGACCGTCACGATGTCGGGCAGGTTGAGCGGCGCGGACGCGTCCAGCTCGCCATTGGCGGCGGCGATCGGACCCAGAAGGCCGGAAATGGTCTGCGTGCCGGTCAGCTTGTGCTTGATGCCCGAACGGTAGGAAACGCCGACATTGGTGGCGCCATTGGTATAGAACAGGCCCGCATTCCAGCCGACGGTCCAATCGTCGCCCTTCAGTCCCGCAAAACCATCGGTCGGGATCAAGGGCGAAAGCTGCGGCAGCGCGTTGGTCAGCGTCGCCTTCACATATTGCACGTCGACACCGCCGCCGATCGAGAAATTGTCGTTCAGCTTATAGGCGGCGCTTGGCTGGATATTATAGGTTTTGAGATTGGTGTAGAGCGAGTCATAGCGGCCGAAAAAGCCGTCATCATAATCCAGCTTCAACCCGAACGGCGCGTTGACGCCCAGACCCAGCCACAGCCGGTCCGTAGCCTGCGCCGTCACATAGAAGCTGGGGATGGGAATGACCTTTTCGAACGGCTGGCCGCCATCATTGCCCGTCACCGGCACCCGAGCGCCGGGCAGGGTGGGAACGGTGCGATAGGTGCCGCGATTGGCCTGATGCGCCGACGCCATCAGCGCGATGCCGCCGATCGAGGTTTGAACGCCCGACAATTCCGTCATGGCGGCAGGATTGAAATAGATGGTGGACGGATCGTCCGCCGCCGCACCCGCCCCGGCGAGCGCGCGGCCGGTTTCCTTGGGCGACTGTTCCTGCAGGTAAAATCCACCCGCAAAAGCCGGAACTGGCATTGCCAATACGCCTGACAGCAAGAGACTGGCGATAATGGGGCGGCGCAAAGACATATGATTCCTCTCCTGAAACTCGACCAAGGCAAAATGGCTTTCGCCAGAGAATGATCCCCTGTGAGCCATGCTGTTATAAGCATTATGGTTAAATAATCGTTCGAAAAGCCCTAATTTGCACGGATTTCCGCCGCTATCTCCTCGGATTGCGCAACGACGCTACGGCAAGAGGCGAAAATCGCGCTCCGCGACAGGGCAAAAAAAAAGCCGCCCCGAAGGACGGCTTGAAAGTTTTAGGAGAGGATGCCTGAAAGGCCCGTTCCTTTTGCGGTGCAGCGACATTTTCCGCAAATGCGAAAAGCTGATGCTCGATTGCGTTTCATGCAATCGTCATGTTTTTTCCTGATTTCCGTAAAGGAAATCTGCACAAGACCATGTCAATTTTTCCCTGTTAGGCCGGTCATAATCGGCTGTTCAAGGCCGAATCACATCCGAATCGGCCAATTGCGCGTCGATATCCGCGATCAGACGCGCCAGTCCCTCCGCATCCTTCGCTTCGGCCCGCGTAACCAGCGAATCCTGTGTGTTGGAGGCCCGCAACAACCACCAGCCATCGGCCGTATTGACCCTAAGACCATCGGTTTCATCGACGCTCGCACCTGCGGCCAGCAGCCGGGCGCGCACCTCCTCCACCACGGCGAATTTGCGGCTCTCCTCAACCGGAAAGCGGATTTCCGGCGTGTTGGCCATGTCGGGCATCTCGTCGCGCAGGGCCGTGACGCTGCGGCGGAGCCGAGTCAGGCTCCGGATAAGCCGCACCGCGGCATAAAGCCCGTCATCGAAACCATAATAATCGTCCGCAAAGAAGATGTGGCCGGTCATCTCCCCGCCCAGCGGAGCAGCAATCTCCTTCATTTTGGACTTGATGAGGCTGTGGCCGGTCTTCCACATCAGCGGCTGGCCGCCCAAGGCCGAGATGCGGTCGAACAGGGTCTGGCTGGCTTTCACATCCGCGACGATCGTGGCGTTCGGGCGGTCTTTCAACACCAGTTCGGCAAAGATGCCGAGCAACTGATCGCCCCAGATCACCCGGCCCTTGCCGTCGATCACGCCGATCCGGTCGCCATCCCCGTCGAAAGCCACTCCGAAATCGAGCTTCTTCGAGCGGACAAGCGCTTTCAGGTCCGCCAGATTCGCCTCGACAGTAGGATCGGGGTGATGATGGGGAAAATGTCCGTCTATCTGGGTGAACAGCACATGATGCTCACCTGGCAGGAGCTTGACGAGCTTGTCCACCACCGGGCCGGCGGCGCCATTGCCCGCATCCCAGCCAATGCGCCAGGCGGCGCCGTCGAACCCCTCCATGAGACGCGCGACATAGCGGTCCATAATGGCGATGGTCTCGACCCCGCCGCCACTTTCGCTCCTGGCCTCGCTCCAGTCGCCCGCCGCGGCCATGGCCCCCAGATTCGCGATGTCCGACCCAAAAAAGGCGTTATGCGCAAGCACCAGCTTGAAGCCATTATGATCGGTGGGATTATGGCTGCCGGTTATCTGAATGCCGCCGTCCACATCGAGAACCGCTTCGGCATAATAGAGCATGGGCGTCGGGCCGAGGCCTATGCGGACGACATCCGTGCCCGAGTCCTGAAGACCGTGGACGACCGCCTGTTCCAGCGCCGGGGAACTCAGCCGCCCGTCATAGCCGACCGCGACTCTTGATCCGCCCGCCCGTTTGATGATCGTGCCGAAGCTGCGACCTACCGCATAGCCATCCGCCTCGCTGAGCGTCTGGCCGACCACCCCACGAATGTCATATTCGCGCAGGAGCGTGGGATGAATGCGATGGGCCATGGCATGCTCTCCCTTGGTTTCAGTCGCGCTGGGCCATGTCCCTGATCAGAAGGTCGCGCGCCGCGTTGATCTGGGCAGCGAGCGCTTCCGTGCCACCCTTGTCCGGATGAACCGAGGCGATGAGGCGGCGATGTGCCGAGCGAATGGCGCGGGCGTCGGCATCCGGCCCGATGCCCAGCAGCTTGCGTGCATCGATCACCGCCTGAGGCGAAGCGGGTTGCGGGGCGGGCGTGCCCTTCGTCTTGCCCGGCCGGCTCCTGGCGAAGAAGAACAGGGTCGCGCCGACCAGCAGCGGCGCGCCGATCAACGGCTTACCCTTCGCCGCCATCACCGCGCCGACCAGAGCGGCACCCAATGCCATGCCATCCTTCGCGCTCATGCTTTGCAGTCGTCCCGTCCAGATCAGCCAGGCCGCAAGCCCGATCAAAAGCAGGGCAAGCAGACCCATCAGGCCGCGCCGAGCAGATCCAGCGGAGCGACCTCATCGCGTGAGGGAAGGGCAAGGCCGGACACCATCTCGCGCAGTTCCTGCCGCGCGGCGATATGGCTGACGCCCAGTTCGCCCAGATGCCCCTTGTCGAGCAAGGTAAGCCCCGAGGGGAAGAGTTCGCGGAAGACCACACGTTCGGAAAGACCCGGAATCACGCGGAATCCGACGCGGCGGGAGAGTTCCATCAGCGCATCGCCCACACGCTTCTTGTTGCGGGCGTCATGATGCTGGACGCGGTTGCGCAGCACCACCCAGTCGATGGTCACGCCATCGGCCTTGGCGCGGGTCTTGCGTGCCTCGAAAATCAGTTCGGAATAGAAGGAGAGCCGCTTCACCTTGAAGGTTTCGGCGTCCACCTGACCAATCAGGTCGAAATCGACGAAGCTGTCGTTCATCGGCGTCACCAGCGTATTGGCGCGAGCGGCCATGTGGCGGGCATAATCATCGTCGCGGCCGGGGGTATCGATGACCAGGAAATCCTTGCCCTCGGCCATGGCGGCGGCTTGTTCCTCCAGCGCCTGGACATTGTCGCCCTTGAACACGGCAAAGTCCGGAGTCGGCAGGTCGATGCCGCGACGGCGCGCGGTATCGGCGCGGTTTTCCATATAGCGGGTGATGGTGCGCTGGCGCGGATCGAGGTCGATCATGCCGACGCGATGACCCAATACCGTCAGCGCGATGGCCGTATGCACGGCTGTCGTGGACTTGCCGGTTCCGCCTTTCTCATTGGCGAAGACGATATGGTGCGTTTGGGCGTTCGCCATCGGACCTTGATAACCCCGTTGATTGTCGCATTGTCGGTTGACCGTTTGAACCGGCCATGCCTTAGCAGGATGTACCCCTGTTGATGCCCTTATCGGAGCCACTCCCGTCGTGCAAATCCTCCGTGATCTCGCTTCGCTCAGAACCGCCATCGAAGCGCTGAAAAGCGACGGAAAACCGTTGGCGCTGGTGCCCACCATGGGCGCGCTGCATGACGGGCATATGGCGCTGGTGGAGGAAGCGCGGCGCCATGCCGGGCATGTAGTCGTGTCGATCTTCGTCAACCCGCGCCAATTCGGCGTGAACGAGGATCTGGACGCCTATCCACGGCGCGAAGCCAAGGACGCGCAGATGTTGCAGGCGGCCGGAGTCGATATGCTCTGGGCGCCGACGGTCGATGTCATGTATCCGGCGGGCTATGCCACCAACATCTCCGTGTCGGGCGTGACCGAAGGGCTGGATGGCGCGGCGCGGCCGGGGCATTTCGACGGCGTGGCGACGGTGGTGACGAAGCTGTTCAATCAAGTCCGGCCGGATGTCGCGCTGTTTGGAGAGAAGGATTATCAGCAGCTCGCCGTGATCCGGCAGATGGTGCGCGATCTGGATGTGCCGATCGAGATTATCGGCGTGCCGACCCAGCGGGCCGAGGATGGATTGGCGCTCTCTTCCCGTAATGCCTATCTGACCGAGGAGGAGCGCAAGGACGCGCTCGCTCTGCCCCGCGCTTTGGGTGAAGCGGCGCGGCAGATGGAAAAGGGCGCGACCGTCGAGGCTGCCATCGCCAAGGCGATCGCGATGCTGGCCACGCACGGCTTTGATCCGATCGACTATGTGACGCTGTGCGATGCGGTGACGCTGGAGCCAATGACCGTGCTGGACCGCCCAGCGCGGCTGCTGGGCGCGGCGAAGCTCGGAAAGACGCGGCTGATCGATAATATCGCGGTCGATCCGATTTAAATTCCGTCATCCCAGCGAAAGCTGGGATCTCGTGAGGCTATTCTGTGCCCCATCGCCTGAGATCCCAGCTTTCGCTGGGATGACGGCTTTATCAAAACGGCTTCACGATCACCGCAATCACGATCACTGCGGCAGCGATTCCCGGAACCTCGTTCAGCAACCGCAATTGCTTCTCCGTCAACGGGCGCAGCCCCCTGGCGAGCTTCTTCGTATAGCCCGCGATCCAGCCATGATAGCCCGACAGGCCCAGCACGAAGAGCAGCTTCAGGTGGAACCAGCCGAAATGCCAGGCGCCGATCTCCACCATCAGCATGAGACCGAAGACCCAGACCAGAACCAGCGACGGGTTGAGGATGATCTTGAGCAGCCGCCGTTCCCGGTCGATCCACTTCCTGTCCTCTTCGGACCCCACCGGGCATTGCTGGTGATAGACGAAGAAACGCGGCATCATGAACAGCCCCGCCATCAGGAAGATGACGAAGATGACATGCGCGGCTTTGACCCACAAATAGGCTGCTCCCAGATAAGGCATCATCGACTCTCCGGCTGCGTCCGATTCTGGCGCACATGGCGGATCAGCGCTTCGACATGATCAATAGGCGTATCGGGGAGAATCCCATGGCCCAGGTTGAAGATATGTGGCCGCCCGGCAAAGGCTGCGCGGATATTGTCGACCGCCTCTTCCACTGCCTTGCCGCCGGCGATCAGCGCCAGCGGATCGAGATTCCCCTGCACCGGCAGTCCCTCCGGCAGTTCACGATCGGCCCAATGCGGATCGACCGTTTCATCGACGCCGATTGCATCGACTCCGGTCCCGACCGCATAATCGACCAGCTTCGCGCCTGCGCCCTTGGGAAAGCCGATGACCGGAATCTCTGGGTGGATCGCCTTCAACTTCTCCATGATCCTCTTATTTGGCTGAATCACCCAGCGCTCGAACTCCAGCGGGGCAAGGCTGCCCGCCCAACTGTCAAAAAGCTGGACCGCCTCCACCCCGGCCTCGATCTGGCCGGAGAGATAGATAACCGTCGCATCGATGAGCGCATCGATGAGCGCACCGAATTTTTCGGGCTGCTGAT
Proteins encoded:
- a CDS encoding DMT family transporter is translated as MNARHSLALPFAVCCVGVALFSVMDAAMKGLSLSIGLFNALFWRALTGSLLGLALMLLTRQRWPNRAVLRLHLLRGAVVAVMASLFFWAIMRLPLAEAIALSFIAPLVALYLAALLLKEKIGRQAIGASLLGLVGVAVILSGRLRGDYDANALLGAGAVLISAVLFAWNLILQRQQAQLASPIEVAFFQHIVMFGLFALFALAARWMPVLPTAPSWALVVLAATLAFTSLAALAWAYARAEAQVLIPVEYTAFVWAAIIGWLAFGDRLTLTTVVGALLIVVGCLIASRTGSAEPPHVESSIA
- the ispG gene encoding flavodoxin-dependent (E)-4-hydroxy-3-methylbut-2-enyl-diphosphate synthase, with protein sequence MSDHNPGLRPWRDIARRECRQIMVGNVPVGGGAPVTVQTMTNTPTHDVKATVDQIRRCEEVGVDIIRVSCPDEASTAALKQIVRAARVPIVADIHFHYKRALEAADAGAACLRINPGNIGSEARVKEVVDAAKANGCSIRIGVNAGSLEKDLLEKYGEPCPEALVESALDHIKLLQDQDFHDYKVAVKASDVFLAVAAYMQLAEAVDCPLHLGITEAGGLIGGTVKSAIGIGNLLWAGIGDTIRVSLSAEPEEEVRVGYEILKSLGIRTRGVKVISCPSCARQGFDVIRTVQALEERLQHIHTPLSLSVLGCVVNGPGEARETDIGLTGGGAGKHMVYLSGLTDHTIQDEGMIDHIVNLVEAKAAEIEAATTDAGKAEAAE
- a CDS encoding OmpP1/FadL family transporter; the encoded protein is MSLRRPIIASLLLSGVLAMPVPAFAGGFYLQEQSPKETGRALAGAGAAADDPSTIYFNPAAMTELSGVQTSIGGIALMASAHQANRGTYRTVPTLPGARVPVTGNDGGQPFEKVIPIPSFYVTAQATDRLWLGLGVNAPFGLKLDYDDGFFGRYDSLYTNLKTYNIQPSAAYKLNDNFSIGGGVDVQYVKATLTNALPQLSPLIPTDGFAGLKGDDWTVGWNAGLFYTNGATNVGVSYRSGIKHKLTGTQTISGLLGPIAAANGELDASAPLNLPDIVTVGFMHRLTPKLRAMISARWYNWSKFRGIAITSAAGTSNKELDYKDSYSVSLGGEVDVSPALTLRAGTMFDRSPTNPQHLTTRVPDGDRTWLSAGATYNFSPAFALNLSYAHNFVEKANIIRPDSYYPAPATVTATTLSQTSGNADQIGASLTARF
- the pgmG gene encoding phosphoglucomutase/phosphomannomutase PgmG; its protein translation is MAHRIHPTLLREYDIRGVVGQTLSEADGYAVGRSFGTIIKRAGGSRVAVGYDGRLSSPALEQAVVHGLQDSGTDVVRIGLGPTPMLYYAEAVLDVDGGIQITGSHNPTDHNGFKLVLAHNAFFGSDIANLGAMAAAGDWSEARSESGGGVETIAIMDRYVARLMEGFDGAAWRIGWDAGNGAAGPVVDKLVKLLPGEHHVLFTQIDGHFPHHHPDPTVEANLADLKALVRSKKLDFGVAFDGDGDRIGVIDGKGRVIWGDQLLGIFAELVLKDRPNATIVADVKASQTLFDRISALGGQPLMWKTGHSLIKSKMKEIAAPLGGEMTGHIFFADDYYGFDDGLYAAVRLIRSLTRLRRSVTALRDEMPDMANTPEIRFPVEESRKFAVVEEVRARLLAAGASVDETDGLRVNTADGWWLLRASNTQDSLVTRAEAKDAEGLARLIADIDAQLADSDVIRP
- a CDS encoding J domain-containing protein, with protein sequence MGLLALLLIGLAAWLIWTGRLQSMSAKDGMALGAALVGAVMAAKGKPLIGAPLLVGATLFFFARSRPGKTKGTPAPQPASPQAVIDARKLLGIGPDADARAIRSAHRRLIASVHPDKGGTEALAAQINAARDLLIRDMAQRD
- a CDS encoding division plane positioning ATPase MipZ; this translates as MANAQTHHIVFANEKGGTGKSTTAVHTAIALTVLGHRVGMIDLDPRQRTITRYMENRADTARRRGIDLPTPDFAVFKGDNVQALEEQAAAMAEGKDFLVIDTPGRDDDYARHMAARANTLVTPMNDSFVDFDLIGQVDAETFKVKRLSFYSELIFEARKTRAKADGVTIDWVVLRNRVQHHDARNKKRVGDALMELSRRVGFRVIPGLSERVVFRELFPSGLTLLDKGHLGELGVSHIAARQELREMVSGLALPSRDEVAPLDLLGAA
- the panC gene encoding pantoate--beta-alanine ligase; protein product: MQILRDLASLRTAIEALKSDGKPLALVPTMGALHDGHMALVEEARRHAGHVVVSIFVNPRQFGVNEDLDAYPRREAKDAQMLQAAGVDMLWAPTVDVMYPAGYATNISVSGVTEGLDGAARPGHFDGVATVVTKLFNQVRPDVALFGEKDYQQLAVIRQMVRDLDVPIEIIGVPTQRAEDGLALSSRNAYLTEEERKDALALPRALGEAARQMEKGATVEAAIAKAIAMLATHGFDPIDYVTLCDAVTLEPMTVLDRPARLLGAAKLGKTRLIDNIAVDPI
- a CDS encoding CopD family protein, with protein sequence MPYLGAAYLWVKAAHVIFVIFLMAGLFMMPRFFVYHQQCPVGSEEDRKWIDRERRLLKIILNPSLVLVWVFGLMLMVEIGAWHFGWFHLKLLFVLGLSGYHGWIAGYTKKLARGLRPLTEKQLRLLNEVPGIAAAVIVIAVIVKPF
- the hemE gene encoding uroporphyrinogen decarboxylase is translated as MTGSDAGLSNRPSAKPLLSVLKGACPDVPPMWLMRQAGRYLPEYRALRAEKGGFLELVYDSGAAAEVTLQPLRRFAFDGAILFSDILIVPYAMGQDLWFEAGEGPRLAPILAETELSALKPDFSRYEAVYETVRQVRAALDPEVTFLGFAGSPWTIATYMVAGQGSKDQGAARRLAYQQPEKFGALIDALIDATVIYLSGQIEAGVEAVQLFDSWAGSLAPLEFERWVIQPNKRIMEKLKAIHPEIPVIGFPKGAGAKLVDYAVGTGVDAIGVDETVDPHWADRELPEGLPVQGNLDPLALIAGGKAVEEAVDNIRAAFAGRPHIFNLGHGILPDTPIDHVEALIRHVRQNRTQPESR